The window TGACCGAGCGCCGGATTGACCAACACGTCGTCGCAGTCGACCGGTGCGCCGCCCGGGTCGGACACGTCGACCGTGTACGCGACCTGGTCGCCGAAGGTCAGCATGCCGCCGTTGGCCGGGGCGGTGATGGTGACCACCGGTGCGCTGTTGCCGACGGTGATGTTCACGTTGGCGAAGGCGGTCCGGCCGGTGTTGTCGGTGACCGTCAGCTGTGCGGTGTAGTTGCCGTTGCTGGTGTAGACGTGCGACGGGTTGGCCGCCGTAGACGAGCCGCCATCGCCGAAGGTCCACTGGTAGCTGATCGTGTCGCCGGGGTCGGGGTCGGCCGATCCGGCGCTGCTGAGCTGGACCGTCAGCGGGGCGTAGCCGTTGGTGGGGTTGCCGGTTGCCTTGGCGATCGGTGACCTCCCGCCCTGGATGTAGTCGATGCGGTAGAGGCCGGAGTCGCTGTTGCCGCCACCGAAGTTGCTGCCCCACTCCAGCAGGTAGAGCGAGCCGTCCGGGCCGAACTCCAGGTCCATCGGCTTGTTGAACTCCGCGCCGGGCAGGAACGGGTTGGTACGGGTCACCGCTGTCGCGGAGTCGAAGTGCACCTCCTTGACGTAGCTGCGTGACCACTCGTAGAAGAAGTGCACGCCGTCGTAGTAGGGCGGGAACTTCGTGTCGGACGGGTTCGCGGCGTCGTACCGGTAGACCGGCCCGCCCATTGGCCCGGAGCCACCGGCGCCGAGCTCCGGGAAGGTCGGCGAGGTGCCGTAGCCGTACCACATGTTGGGTGCGACGACCGGACGGAGGTTGGTCAGGCCGGTGTTGTTGGGCGAGTTGTTGACCGGTGCGTCGCAGTTGAACTTCGCGCCGACGGCGCCGGTGTCCGGGTTGTACGGCGCGTAGGGCTGGTTGTCGCCGTGGCAGAACGGCCACCCGTAGTTGCCGGGCGACTTGATCACATTCAGTTCGACCAGACCCTCGGGACCGCGGTTGGTGGTGGGTGGGTTGCGGTCGGGTCCGTAGTCGGCCAGGTACACCCAGCCGTTGGCCGGGTCGATCGAGAAGCGGAAGGGGTTGCGGAAGCCCATCGCGTAGATTTCCGGTCGGGTGGACGCCGTCCCCTGGGGGTAGAGGTTGCCCGCCGGAATGCTGTAGCCGCCGCCGGCCGACGGTCGGATGCGCAGCAACTTTCCGCGCAGGTCGTTGGTGTTGCCGGCGGTTCGGGCGGCGTCGAGCATGTGCCGGCCCGGCCGCCAGTCGAGTGGGGCGTAGCCCTGCCAGTTGGGGTCGAGGTTCGGCGCGACATCGTCGCCGGTGCCGATGTAGAGGTTGTCGTCCGGGCCGAAGCTGATGTACCCGCCGGTGTGGCCGGGTTCGGCGAACGTCCGGTCCCGGTACGCCGGGATGTCGATGATGGTGACCTGGCTGGACATGTTCAACGTGTCGCCGGTCAGGGTGTACCGGGACACCCGGTTGATGTCCGTGGAGCTGCTCGCCGGCGAATGGTACAGGTAGACGTACCCGTTGCTGGCGAAGTCCGGGTCCAGTGCGATTCCCGTCAGGCCGTCCTCACCGCCGGTGTAGACGCTGAGGGTGCCGGCGGTGACCGTACTGTTCGTGCTCGGCTTGAAGATCTTCACCTGGCCGCCGCGTTGGACGTAGAGCACGCGACCGTCGGGCGCGACCGCCAGTGCCATCGGGTCGACGGTGTTGCTGTCCAGGGTGCGTTTTTCGAAGTTGTTCCAGACGGTGCCGCCGCAGTCGCCGGGCTCGTTGCCGGCGGCCCACTTCACGCCGCCGAGTACGTGATCACGGAAGAGGGTCTCGCTGTAGGACTCAATGGCGTGTCCCATGGCGGTGGCCCAGACCCGACCGCCTCCGACGCTACGACACCAGGAGATCGGGTGGTCCGGCCCCATCGCCTGGGAGCCAGGGTTGTATGTCCGTTCGTCGGCGGTCACCAGGACGTGTACGGCGCCCCGCGGGTTGGCGTTGAAGTTGTACCACTCCTCGCTGCGGTTCCAGCGGTCCGGCAGGCTGGTCGTTGACGGGTGCTGCTTGTCGGCGACGACGGCGGTGCCCGGCAGCACCCCGGGGGAGTGTTCCGTCATGTGTACGCCGCCGTTGACGGTCTGGTCCCACCACGGATACTCGCCCTCGATGTTCATGTCGGTGGCGTTGTGCACGGCGGCGATGCCCTTGCCGCTGGCGAGGTACCCCTCGACGGCCTGGCGTTGGGCGGCCGAGGTCCAGATCATGCCGGAGGTCTGGAACATGATGAGGACGTCGAAGGTCGCCAGGTTGGCCGGGGTGAAGACGTTCGAGTCCTCACTGTGCACCAGTTCGAAGTTGTTGGCCGCCGCCTGCTGCTGGAACATGGCGATCCCGGCGGGGATCGAGTCGTGTCGGTACCCGACGGTCTTGCTGAACAGCAGGGCGCGGAAGGTCGGGGCCGCCGACGCCGGGTTCACGAGCGCGACCGCCAGTATCAGGCCGGCGATCAATCCGATGATGGGTGTGTTGCGACGCATGCCGTCTCCTCGTTGGGGGCGGGCAACAGTGGGGTGCGACCGGGGGCCGGCCACCTCCCACCACACGTCGGACGGTTCCTGAAGGTGCGAAGGCGCGAGGGTCCGGTCGGCGGCGTCGTGCCGCCCGTCACTCCGGCACCTGGTACGCCGAACCTAACGCAGCGTGAGGAGCGGGTGGGGTCTGCCCTGTGGTCTGCCAGCGGTCAGTTGGTGCTGGTCGGTTAGTTGATCATCGATGTTAACGACAACACACGCTGATGCCCTTCAGCGCGCTGGTGGCCCGGCAGCCCTCTTGGGCAGCGACGTCACGGCCGAGCGGACGGCCGGAAGCTGCTGCGAGCTCGGGGGATTGCGAACTCATTCCCAAGCACCTATCTTCATACGTGTGATGTTTCGGGTGTGTCAAGGAAAACTTGAGCACGACAACACCGAGTCCTGCTCCGAGTGTTGAAGGCGGCGTCACTGTATTGACGGAAGGTGATCAACGCCAGCCGAGGCGACGCCCGCGAAAAGTACTATCCGTAAGGATCTTCGACGATGGTGGATCGACGCCCAGCGTCGCTGCTCGCTCTGCGGGGCATCAGTAAGTCCTTCCTCGGGACGCGGGTCCTCGACGGTGTCGACCTCGATGTCGCGCCGGGCGAAGTCCACGCAGTCGTGGGCGAGAACGGTGCCGGGAAGTCCACCCTCATGAAGATCGTTTCGGGCGGGTACGCCCCCGACGAGGGTTTCATCGAGTTCGCTGGACGACGGTGCGTGTTCGCCGGTCCCCGCGACGCCCAGCGGGTCGGGATCGGCATCATCCACCAGGAGTTCAACCTGTTGCCGGAGCGCACCGTCGCGGAGAACGTGTTCCTGGGCCGCGAGCCGCTTCGTCGCGGTCTGGTCGACCGTCGACAGATGCGCGGCCGGACCGAGCAACTGCTGGCCACGGTCGGCGAGCGGGCGCTGCCGGTCGATGCCCCGGTGGGGCGCCTCGGCGTGGCGCAGCAGCAGGTCGTCGAGATCGTCAAGGCGCTGGCCCTCGACGCCCGGCTGCTCATCATGGACGAACCCACCGCGGCCCTGGCCGACCATGAGGTGGAGTTGCTCTACCGACTGGTGCGTCGGCTGCAGGACCAGGGGATCGGTCTGCTCTACGTCTCGCACCGGCTCACCGAGGTCTTCGACCTGTCCAGCCGGATCACGGTTGTCAAGGACGGCCGCCGGGTGGACACGCTGCGTACCACCGACACCACGGCCGGGGAACTGGTGCGGCTCATGGTCGGTCGGGAGATGTCCACTCTCTACCCCGACCGGGCCGGGACCGGCGGCGGTCCCGTGCGGCTCGCCGTCCGGGGTGCGGGGAACCG is drawn from Micromonospora sp. Llam0 and contains these coding sequences:
- a CDS encoding ThuA domain-containing protein, with translation MRRNTPIIGLIAGLILAVALVNPASAAPTFRALLFSKTVGYRHDSIPAGIAMFQQQAAANNFELVHSEDSNVFTPANLATFDVLIMFQTSGMIWTSAAQRQAVEGYLASGKGIAAVHNATDMNIEGEYPWWDQTVNGGVHMTEHSPGVLPGTAVVADKQHPSTTSLPDRWNRSEEWYNFNANPRGAVHVLVTADERTYNPGSQAMGPDHPISWCRSVGGGRVWATAMGHAIESYSETLFRDHVLGGVKWAAGNEPGDCGGTVWNNFEKRTLDSNTVDPMALAVAPDGRVLYVQRGGQVKIFKPSTNSTVTAGTLSVYTGGEDGLTGIALDPDFASNGYVYLYHSPASSSTDINRVSRYTLTGDTLNMSSQVTIIDIPAYRDRTFAEPGHTGGYISFGPDDNLYIGTGDDVAPNLDPNWQGYAPLDWRPGRHMLDAARTAGNTNDLRGKLLRIRPSAGGGYSIPAGNLYPQGTASTRPEIYAMGFRNPFRFSIDPANGWVYLADYGPDRNPPTTNRGPEGLVELNVIKSPGNYGWPFCHGDNQPYAPYNPDTGAVGAKFNCDAPVNNSPNNTGLTNLRPVVAPNMWYGYGTSPTFPELGAGGSGPMGGPVYRYDAANPSDTKFPPYYDGVHFFYEWSRSYVKEVHFDSATAVTRTNPFLPGAEFNKPMDLEFGPDGSLYLLEWGSNFGGGNSDSGLYRIDYIQGGRSPIAKATGNPTNGYAPLTVQLSSAGSADPDPGDTISYQWTFGDGGSSTAANPSHVYTSNGNYTAQLTVTDNTGRTAFANVNITVGNSAPVVTITAPANGGMLTFGDQVAYTVDVSDPGGAPVDCDDVLVNPALGHDDHEHDTTDYPGCSGTIPTELLGGHPDGANLFYALNARYTDDGGDGGAAPLTGYAKVILQPKNKQAEYYSSQSGTRVIDQAGAESGKRIGDISNNDWVAFTPMSLSGITDVRYRLSSPSGGGSIELRAGSPTGTLLATTPVPGTGGWDNYQSTSPVNVTALAGTHTLYMVFKGSSNNWFDLDSFTFDGAGVGQPDDPPGDGVAGRTWTIAAQHSNKLMDVNGVSTADGAQIHQWAATGGDNQKWQAVDAGDGAVYLKAVHSGKCAEVIGGSTSAGAFLQQATCTNSSQQRFTATPTGTTGVYTVRSVPSGLCVDVNGAATADGARLIQWNCHQGLNQQWRFSPA
- a CDS encoding sugar ABC transporter ATP-binding protein: MVDRRPASLLALRGISKSFLGTRVLDGVDLDVAPGEVHAVVGENGAGKSTLMKIVSGGYAPDEGFIEFAGRRCVFAGPRDAQRVGIGIIHQEFNLLPERTVAENVFLGREPLRRGLVDRRQMRGRTEQLLATVGERALPVDAPVGRLGVAQQQVVEIVKALALDARLLIMDEPTAALADHEVELLYRLVRRLQDQGIGLLYVSHRLTEVFDLSSRITVVKDGRRVDTLRTTDTTAGELVRLMVGREMSTLYPDRAGTGGGPVRLAVRGAGNRKLRDIDLQLRAGEVLGVGGLQGSGRSALARALFGAVPFTTGEITIDGAPVRLRSPRSATRAGIAYVTEDRKGEGIVARQSVLDNALLAVRAVAASRPGRTARVRALLAAVDVRAATEDQEIRFLSGGNQQKVVLARWLAADPVVLLFDEPTRGIDVGARSAIHHLVRRLARDGAAVLMISSDLPELIGMSDRMIVMRDGRIAGELPAGATEPDVLALAVGTGPETPA